A window from Leptothermofonsia sichuanensis E412 encodes these proteins:
- a CDS encoding SRPBCC domain-containing protein encodes MSKPTFLYVTYIATTIEQIWDAITSDSFTQQYLGEEQLQSDWQTGSPIEQVNSEGELEPKGEVLRSHPPYELCYTFQFFDHTQPSCVRFLLEPSGTQVKLTVVHG; translated from the coding sequence ATGAGTAAACCGACCTTCCTCTATGTCACCTACATTGCCACCACGATTGAACAAATCTGGGATGCAATCACCAGTGACTCCTTCACTCAGCAATATTTGGGCGAGGAGCAACTTCAGTCGGATTGGCAAACGGGGTCGCCTATTGAGCAAGTCAACTCAGAGGGTGAATTAGAACCTAAAGGGGAAGTGTTGCGATCGCACCCCCCGTACGAACTTTGCTACACCTTCCAGTTTTTCGATCACACTCAGCCATCCTGTGTTCGCTTCTTGCTAGAACCGTCTGGAACTCAAGTCAAACTCACCGTCGTTCATGGGTAA
- a CDS encoding IS1 family transposase (programmed frameshift), which yields MVLEPIHCPVCDGIEVIKHGTTPDGKQRYFCQNSGCHRRTFILQYTYQGYLPEVKQQISDMAMNGSGIRDTARVLHISPTTVIEELKKDRQLKAVNELKLAELEPAQSIVKLCQWEDTEAEADEMWSFVQSKAQQRWLWHAIDHHSGKILAYVLATHQDEAFLQLKALLEPFGIMQFYTDGWGTYERQLDPSLHTVGKQNTQKIERKHLTLRTRLKRLARKTICFSKSILMHDIVIGLFINRYEFGFAI from the exons ATGGTATTAGAACCAATTCACTGCCCTGTGTGTGATGGGATTGAGGTGATCAAACACGGCACAACACCAGACGGCAAACAGCGCTACTTTTGTCAAAACTCAGGATGCCATCGGCGCACCTTTATTTTGCAATACACCTATCAAGGGTATCTGCCTGAAGTCAAGCAACAAATCAGCGATATGGCAATGAATGGGAGTGGGATTCGAGACACTGCCCGTGTCCTTCACATTAGTCCAACGACGGTGATTGAGGAATTA AAAAAAGATCGTCAACTCAAAGCCGTGAATGAACTCAAACTGGCTGAGTTGGAACCCGCTCAAAGCATCGTAAAGCTTTGCCAGTGGGAAGATACAGAGGCAGAAGCCGATGAAATGTGGAGTTTTGTCCAGTCTAAAGCCCAGCAACGTTGGTTATGGCATGCAATTGACCATCACAGTGGAAAAATATTAGCTTATGTGTTGGCGACGCATCAAGATGAAGCATTCCTCCAACTCAAAGCGTTATTAGAACCGTTTGGAATTATGCAGTTTTACACAGATGGTTGGGGAACCTATGAGCGGCAGCTTGACCCAAGTCTTCATACCGTTGGCAAACAGAACACGCAGAAGATTGAGCGTAAGCATTTGACTTTACGCACGCGCTTGAAGCGATTAGCTCGCAAAACTATTTGCTTTTCTAAGTCCATTCTGATGCATGACATTGTGATTGGGCTATTTATTAACCGTTATGAGTTTGGTTTTGCTATCTAA
- a CDS encoding GNAT family N-acetyltransferase: MRDSGNLTISLVAEVSGQIVGHVAISPVSISDGSQNWYGLGPIAVIPEYQGGGIGSQLVEQALVSLRDRGASGCVLVGNPEYYSRFGFKAEPSLVLPNIPPEYFQVISFGTRIPSGIVSYHESFNV; this comes from the coding sequence TTGCGGGATTCAGGAAACCTAACCATTTCTCTTGTTGCCGAAGTAAGTGGTCAAATTGTTGGACATGTAGCCATATCTCCGGTTTCCATTTCCGATGGCAGCCAAAATTGGTACGGTCTTGGCCCGATCGCTGTCATTCCTGAATATCAAGGCGGGGGCATTGGGTCGCAGCTTGTAGAACAGGCATTGGTTAGCCTGCGCGATCGAGGTGCATCTGGGTGTGTGTTGGTGGGCAACCCTGAGTACTATAGCCGTTTTGGTTTCAAGGCAGAGCCGAGTCTGGTTCTACCAAACATTCCACCTGAATACTTCCAGGTAATTTCATTTGGCACACGAATACCCAGTGGAATTGTCTCATATCATGAATCATTTAATGTGTAG
- a CDS encoding tetratricopeptide repeat protein encodes MLGKILGGRYQITCHLGGGGFGQTYLAEDLHLPGKPQCVVKQLKPRMSNLEALQTARRLFDTEAQVLYALGNHDQIPRLFAHFEDNRDFYLVQEFVEGEVLSQEIKSRKQFPEAEVIDLLQDILMVLEFVHQQQVVHRDIKPSNLIRRKSDRRIILIDFGAVKQIGIESYESPEQASITIAVGSSGYMPNEQLAGKPRFSSDVYAVGMLAIQCLTGVYPKKLKEDPKTSEIIWRDQVQVSPEFANILDTMVRYDFRQRYPSAKEALEALRSLTQTTPTTLLLSEPTVVSFDGHLAWLERGDDLFQLQRYKEAISAYDRVIQAKPDDYLAWFKRGIALENLNRYEDAVESFQQVVQLHPEDYLAWYKQGGVLEKLHRYSEALQSYEQVVELQPDNYWVWHDRGKVLEALQQYDEAIASYDRAVQLKPDFQLAVESRKRVLSQLSRVDTLYHLQHYDEAVASCDRAIQENPNDPIPWLMRGMALENLDCYEPAIEAYDRVVEIQPDDHVVWFKRGNLLEKLNRFEDAIASYYKVVQIQPDNFWAWYDRGRLLEQIQRYEDAIASYDRAVQLKPDFQAAIEGRRRMLNQMHARVVPSPIEEDDETIVSAGMSEQPTSEFEGHNLGSILEDYKRQLLEQSNPEGHSPRDQDETFVRH; translated from the coding sequence ATGCTGGGTAAAATCCTTGGGGGGCGCTACCAGATTACCTGCCACTTGGGTGGCGGCGGTTTTGGGCAGACTTATCTGGCTGAGGATTTGCACCTGCCGGGTAAACCTCAGTGCGTTGTTAAGCAGTTAAAGCCCAGAATGAGCAATCTGGAAGCGTTGCAGACGGCAAGGCGACTGTTTGACACCGAAGCGCAGGTTCTCTACGCCCTGGGCAACCATGACCAGATCCCCAGGTTGTTTGCCCACTTTGAAGACAATCGAGATTTCTACCTGGTGCAAGAGTTTGTGGAAGGAGAAGTCCTGAGCCAGGAGATTAAGTCACGTAAGCAATTTCCAGAAGCTGAAGTGATTGATCTGCTCCAGGACATATTGATGGTGCTGGAGTTTGTGCATCAGCAGCAGGTGGTTCACCGGGATATCAAACCGTCCAATCTGATTCGACGTAAGAGCGATCGCCGCATCATCCTGATTGATTTTGGAGCCGTCAAGCAAATCGGGATTGAGTCCTATGAGTCTCCAGAGCAGGCAAGTATCACGATCGCCGTTGGCTCTTCAGGCTATATGCCAAACGAGCAACTGGCAGGCAAACCCCGGTTTTCCAGCGATGTTTATGCGGTTGGAATGCTGGCGATTCAATGTCTGACGGGGGTCTATCCCAAAAAGTTGAAAGAAGACCCCAAAACCAGTGAAATCATCTGGCGCGACCAGGTGCAGGTCAGCCCAGAGTTTGCCAATATTCTGGACACGATGGTGCGCTATGATTTCCGCCAGCGCTATCCCTCTGCCAAAGAGGCATTGGAGGCACTGCGATCGCTGACCCAAACCACACCCACTACCCTCCTGTTATCAGAGCCAACCGTGGTTAGTTTTGATGGACACCTGGCATGGCTGGAACGGGGGGATGATTTGTTCCAGCTTCAGCGCTACAAAGAAGCCATCTCTGCCTATGACCGGGTTATTCAGGCAAAACCTGATGATTACCTGGCATGGTTTAAGCGGGGGATTGCCCTGGAAAACCTGAACCGCTATGAGGATGCGGTGGAGTCTTTTCAGCAGGTAGTGCAACTCCATCCAGAGGACTATCTTGCCTGGTACAAACAGGGAGGAGTGCTGGAAAAGTTGCATCGTTATTCAGAAGCACTCCAGTCCTATGAACAGGTAGTGGAGTTGCAACCAGACAACTACTGGGTATGGCATGATCGGGGCAAAGTGCTGGAAGCTCTTCAGCAGTATGATGAAGCCATTGCTTCCTATGACCGGGCAGTGCAACTGAAGCCAGATTTTCAACTGGCGGTGGAAAGCCGTAAACGAGTGTTGAGCCAACTGAGCCGGGTAGATACGCTGTATCATTTGCAGCACTATGATGAGGCGGTGGCATCCTGCGATCGCGCGATTCAGGAAAACCCGAATGACCCGATCCCCTGGTTGATGCGCGGGATGGCCCTGGAAAACCTGGACTGCTATGAACCCGCCATCGAAGCGTATGACCGGGTAGTCGAAATTCAGCCGGATGACCATGTGGTCTGGTTTAAGCGAGGCAATCTGTTGGAAAAGCTAAATCGCTTTGAAGATGCCATTGCCTCTTACTATAAAGTTGTTCAAATTCAACCGGATAATTTCTGGGCATGGTATGACCGGGGACGGTTGCTGGAACAGATACAACGTTATGAGGATGCGATCGCATCCTACGATCGAGCCGTACAACTTAAACCAGACTTTCAGGCAGCGATTGAAGGACGCCGGCGAATGCTGAATCAGATGCATGCCAGAGTTGTTCCATCCCCCATTGAAGAAGACGATGAAACCATTGTCTCGGCGGGAATGTCTGAACAACCGACCTCAGAGTTTGAAGGGCACAACCTTGGGTCTATCCTTGAGGACTATAAACGTCAGTTGTTGGAGCAGTCGAATCCAGAAGGGCATTCCCCCAGAGATCAGGATGAAACCTTTGTCAGACACTAA